A window from Tindallia magadiensis encodes these proteins:
- a CDS encoding S41 family peptidase: MKSLIRKLTLTLTLLLFFSVFTFSATESIPAKDHSIIREAILQNYVTPIEPEKLETITPEILEALLDENSYYLTSQQMKEIIEGFQGAFEGIGIYIFRENGDVIVSETIPDSPAFEAGILSRDRIVAVDGMPTAPLSLDQVVRRIKGPKGSTVVLGIRRSGQDEIIEFEITRQSIQVSSVDGQVIEEEIGYLEVRQFSEDTTRNTKKILEEFQEAGINKLVIDLRNNPGGLLNEGINFSRLLIPPGPITHVLYREGEITYSSFNDDIPYETAVVLVNEGSASAAEIFAAAFKERGTGIIIGQPTYGKGSVQRLYPLPSGGGFKLTEAAYFSPFKRAIDGKGVYPDIDLQRFHPSIQLEDIKPLGGERRLSVQDEGEDVLAAQQRLQLLGYAIEDPEGIFGSSTQAAVANFQRAQGIFSYGVLDFSTQRRLNREFQQWLIAPEQDLQLKTAIDYLKGQRSSHENAKPVKIN; this comes from the coding sequence GTGAAATCACTCATCAGAAAGCTGACCCTAACCTTAACGCTGCTGCTATTCTTCAGCGTTTTTACATTTTCCGCCACAGAAAGCATACCGGCGAAGGATCACAGCATTATTCGGGAGGCCATACTTCAAAATTATGTCACCCCGATAGAACCCGAAAAACTGGAAACCATCACCCCGGAAATACTGGAAGCCTTATTGGATGAAAACAGTTACTACCTGACATCTCAACAAATGAAAGAAATAATTGAAGGATTTCAGGGAGCATTTGAAGGGATAGGCATTTATATTTTTCGGGAAAACGGAGATGTGATTGTATCAGAAACCATACCGGACAGCCCTGCCTTCGAAGCAGGTATTTTGTCAAGAGATCGCATTGTTGCCGTTGATGGAATGCCAACAGCACCTCTTTCTCTGGATCAGGTTGTCCGGCGAATCAAAGGCCCGAAAGGATCTACTGTGGTATTGGGAATTCGACGTTCTGGTCAGGATGAAATCATAGAATTTGAAATCACCCGCCAAAGCATTCAGGTATCAAGCGTGGATGGACAGGTCATCGAAGAAGAAATTGGCTACTTAGAAGTTCGTCAGTTTAGCGAAGACACCACCAGGAATACCAAGAAAATCCTGGAAGAATTTCAAGAAGCCGGCATCAACAAGCTGGTGATAGACCTTAGAAACAACCCTGGAGGACTGTTAAACGAAGGCATTAACTTCAGTCGTTTACTGATTCCACCTGGGCCCATCACCCATGTGCTTTACCGGGAAGGGGAAATAACCTATTCATCCTTTAATGATGATATCCCCTATGAAACCGCTGTAGTGCTTGTTAATGAAGGAAGCGCCAGTGCCGCTGAGATCTTTGCGGCAGCCTTTAAGGAGAGAGGCACCGGTATTATTATTGGCCAGCCTACCTATGGCAAAGGCTCCGTTCAAAGACTTTATCCCCTGCCTTCCGGCGGCGGATTCAAACTGACAGAAGCCGCTTACTTCAGCCCATTTAAAAGAGCCATTGATGGAAAAGGAGTCTATCCGGACATTGATCTGCAACGATTTCACCCTTCCATCCAATTGGAAGACATCAAGCCCTTAGGAGGAGAACGGCGATTAAGCGTACAAGACGAGGGAGAAGACGTTCTGGCAGCTCAGCAACGCCTTCAGTTACTGGGATATGCCATTGAAGATCCGGAAGGCATATTTGGATCATCCACCCAGGCCGCCGTTGCCAATTTTCAACGAGCACAAGGGATCTTTAGCTACGGGGTTTTAGATTTCTCTACCCAGCGACGACTCAACCGGGAATTTCAACAGTGGCTGATCGCTCCGGAGCAAGACCTGCAGTTAAAGACAGCGATAGACTATCTGAAAGGACAACGTAGTTCTCACGAAAACGCAAAACCGGTTAAAATCAATTGA